The Blautia luti nucleotide sequence TCATATCTACATACCATTCTACCAAAACACCAAAAAAATTTCTACAATATCATCCAAAGCCCAAAATAACAACGCTCCAAATATTGTTGTTCCACCTCCAGTATTCACCAAAAAAGGAGCCAGTCTTCCAGGCCTGGCTCCCAACACTTTTTCCGTGAATTATTTTACCTTCAGGATATTTCTGCTCTCCTGATATTCCTCCGGAATCTCTTCTGTCAGGATCCGGGCATCCCGGAATTCGCCGAAAGTTACGGAGCTTACCTGACCGAATTTAGCTTCATCTGCAAGGATATAGACATCTTTACACTGTTTTATTGCTGTACTCTTGACGATTGCTTCATTGGTGTCCGGTGTGGTAAATCCCTCTCTTCTGGTGATTCCGTTAGTTCCGAAGAAGCCTTTTGTGAAATGATACATCTGGATCATCTGCATTGCCTGGCTGCCCACAACTGCTTCTGTAGAACTCTTCAGTTCCCCTCCGATCAAATAAACGTGAATTCCCATCTTTGCCAGAGTCTGGGCGTGGGATACTGCATTTGTGACAAAAGCAGCTCCTGTCCCTTCCAGATATTCCAGCATCAGACCGGTGGTGGTTCCTGCATCCAGGTAAACAAAATCATCCGGTGTGATCAGACTGGCTGCATATTTTGCTATTTTCTTCTTTTCTTCTTTATTTAATTCTGATTTCTGCGCTACGGTCGGTTCATAGGCAGTTACTTTATGATTTAACGCTACTGCACCACCGAAAACTTTGGTAAGTTTTCCCACTTTGTCCAGTGCAGTGATGTCTCTTCGCACTGTGGATTCTGATGCGTCCAGAAGTTCTCTCAATTCTGTTACGGTAATACTTTTTCTTTCTTCCAGAAGCTTCAAAATAATGTCATATCTCTGTTCTGTCAGCATATATTTCTGCCTCCATTGTATATTTACTCTGATATCTACGAATTGCTCCGTTGTTACGCAACTTCCGCAATCTTTGTTCCACTACAGTCAGGCAAAACGTGTGTCACCGGCACACTGCACCTGTATATCTCATTATAACAGAAACAGGAGATGAATGCATCATCTCCTGTCCGTTAGCTTCTTATATTTAATTCCGTGAATTACAGATTCTCATGCATGAATTTGCTTACTGTTTCATATGCTGCTTCTTCATCAGCACCTTCGATTGTAAATGTTACTTCATGGCCTTTCTTAACGCCAAGTCCCATCAGTGCAAGAAGTTTTCTGCAGTCTACTTTCTTGCCTTCTTTTTCGATTGAGATTTTGGACTCAAAACCTTTTACCAGTTTTACAAGTTCTCCTGCAGGACGTGCGTGAATTCCTTCGTTGTCTGTGATCACATACTTAAATTCTTTCATTTTGATATCCTCCATGTTCTTTATTTTTTCTTAATTCTTATATTTTATCTGCTGATTCTTTATGTCAGCAGTAATCAAGCCAAATGACTACCATACTTTACTGCTTATGCTACTTTCTTCTTTAACAGACCAAGCATAACTGCGGAAATTACTGTTCCCACAACCAGCGCCACAAGATACATGACTGCATTTCCAACAACAGGGAATACGAAAATTCCACCATGTGGTGCCATCAGTGTACAGTTGAAAGCCATAGAAATCGCTCCCGCTGCCGCTGATCCAATGATACAGGACGGAAGTACACGAAGCGGATCAGATGCTGCAAATGGGATCGCACCCTCTGTGATAAATGCAAGACCCATGATGAAGTTTGTAGGACCTGCGTCTCTCTCTTCTTTTGTAAACTTATCCTTAAACAACAATGTTGCAAGTGCGATCGCGCAAGGTGGTGTCATACCTCCGATCATAACTGCTGCCATAATATCATAGTTGCCAGCTGCAATTGCTGCTGTTCCAAATACATATGCTGCTTTGTTAAACGGACCGCCCATATCAATGGCCATCATTCCGCCAAGCACTATACCCAAAATCACTTTACTAGAACTTCCCATTCCTGTCAAGGCATTGTTCAGACCTGTGTTGATACCGCCCATGATCGGTTCTACAATAAATATCATTAAGAGTCCCATAACAAGGATTCCCACTACAGGATAGATCAGAACAGGTGCTATTTTCTCTAATGCTTCCGGAAGTTTGTCACATACTTTACGAAGTCCAAAAATAATATATCCTGCAGCAAAACCTGCGATCAGAGCTCCAAGGAAACCGGATTTGCCGTTTGCTGCCATCATACCGCCAACAAGACCAAGTGCAAGTGCAGGCCTGTCACCGATTGCCATGGCGATAAATCCTGCAAGGATCGGAAGCATAAAACCAAATGCTGTATCACCAATGTTCTTGAACAACGCTGCTGCCGGAGTAATGGTACCAAAGTTTGCTCTCTGGTCTGCCGGAAGTGCGCTTAAGTCTACGCTTAATCCATCGATCAGGAATGCGATCGCGATCAGAATACCACCGCCTACAACCAATGGAAGCATATGGGATACACCGTTCATCAGCTGTGTATAGATTTTATGACCTACGTTTCCGCCGGACCTGGCACTGGAAGCAGATGACTGAGAACCGGCTGCAGCGTGGTAGACCGGTGCATCCCCGTTGATTGCTCTCTCGATGAGCTGGTCAGCTTTGCTGATTCCGTCTGATACCTGACACTCGATCACTTTCTTGCCGTCAAAACGTTCCATCGGAACCTTGGCATCTGCTGCAACAATAATACAGTCAGCATCTGCAATCTCCTGATCCGTCAGTACATTCTTTGCTCCGCCGGATCCTCGTGTCTCAATCTTGACAAAACAGTTCTTTGCTTTTGCAGCTTTCTCAATTCCTTCCGCCGCCATGTAAGTATGTGCGATACCAGTCGGACAGGAAGTAACCGCAAGGATCTTTGCCTGTGTTCCTTCTGTCGATCCGGTATCTGCGAGTCTCTCATCAATATCTTTCTTTTCACTGTCTGCTCTGTCAATGATATCCATGAATTCATCTACAGAGGATGCATTGCGAAGAGATTCTGTAAATTCTTCATCCATCAGCATTACGGAGAGCTTGCTGAGCACATCCAGGTGAATGTTGTCCTCTGTATTCGGAGCTGCGATCAGAAATAATAAGGTTACAGGCTCATCATCCAATGCCTCGAACTCCACACCGTTCTTGATGACCATTGCTGCAAGTCCCGGTTTCTTAACTGCATCACATTTACCATGAGGAATGGCAATTCCATCGCCAATACCCGTAGTGCTCTCTTCTTCTCTCAAATATACCTGTTTGCGATAGGCTTCACGGTCGCTGATCTTATCACTCTTTACCATGAGATCAATTGCCATATCCAGGGTTTCTGACTTTGTCTTCGGAGCTGCGGTCAGCGATACGCTCCGTCTGTCAAGAAGATCTGTAATTCTCATCCCATTCTCCTCCTTTTATTTTTCAGTTACCTGGCGGTAAACTGCTTTAATCTCTTCTTCTGTAGCAAGATTCTCGGAAAATGCGCTTGCGCTTCCTGCTGCGATTCCCATATGAAAAGCATACTCATAATCTTTCTTCTCCATCCATCCGGCTACGAAACCGGCTACCATGGAATCTCCGGCACCTACACCATTTACAAGTCTACCTTTCGGAGCAGGTTCTTTAAATACCTGTCCATCCTCTGCTACCAGAACTGCACCTTCGCCTGCCATGGAGATCAGGACGTTTCTTGCACCTTTTCCCTGAAGTTTCTTTCCGTATGGGATCACATCTTCTCTTGTCTTTAATTCTGCACCAAAGATTTCTCCCAGCTCATGGTTATTTGGTTTTACTAGGAATGGATGATATTTCAGGACATTGACCAGCAGATCTTTTGTCGCATCAACAACGATCATCACACCTTTTCCATCCAGTCTTGCCATAATCTGTTCATACATGTCATCCGGCATGGAAGATGGAATGCTGCCTGCCAGGAAAAGTACATCGCCCTCTCCAAGCTCATCCAGTTTCTTCATCAGCTCCTCTACTTTATCTCTGCTGATCACCGGACCCGCTCCGTTGATCTCGGTTCCATCGATAGATTTCAGCTTCACATTGATTCTGGAAACTCCCTCACTGATCTGGATGAAATCGGATTTCACCCCCATCTCCTGTAATCTGCGGATAATCTCTTCTCCAACAAATCCTGCGGTAAATCCAAGCGCTGTATTCTCAATTCCCAGATTCATCAAAACTGTGGAAACATTGATTCCTTTTCCACCCGGAAGCATCAGCTCTGAGCTTGTTCTGTTTGTCAGTCCCAGTTTAAAATCATCTACGGAAACGATATAGTCCAGAGACGGATTAAAAGTTACTGTGTAGATCATCTCATCTTTCCCTCCCATTTATATTTGTCATGCTTTATCTGCATGTTCGTGACTGTTTTTTGTTTATGGTCTTAGTATACTGTCATATTCGTTCAAAGTCAATCATACTAATTCATAAAATTCATGAGTGATTTTGGTTGAGATTGCACAAAAATCACTCATTATTTTCCATTTCATCCAAACTCAGTCATTTCTTATCATACGTCAATCATTGCCTGCAAGGCTGACGGATATTCACAACCTGTATTCGCCATCTGTCCATAGCCAGATTATATCCAGGCAGAAAAAAATCCTCTGACCGGGATATTAACTCCACAATCAGAGGATTCTCTGTTTTCCATTATTTTATTACGTTTTATAATTCTTTACATTTTGTGCTTCTTTGCATCAAAGAATGTCTTTGTTTCTTTTACAATCACACCGCTCAGTGCAAACAGTGCGATCATATTCGGAATTGCCATCAGTCCGTTGAAGATATCTGCGATAGTCCATACTGCACTTACGGTCATGTACGGTCCGATAAATACTGCAAGAATGTAAAGCCAGCGATATGTAAGGATTGTTTTTTTATGTCCATGTGTCAGATATTCCAGGCATCTTTCACTGTAGTAATCCCATCCAAGGATTGTCGTGAATGCGAAGAATACCAGACAGATCATTAATACAAATGCGGAAACCTGTCCAGGAAATGGAAGTCCGTGCTGGAATGCATAAGTAGTTACCTGCACACCTTCTATACCTTCTACCTGCCATGCACCTGTCAGTACAATGGAAAGACCTGTCATTGTACAGATTACGATAGTATCAATGAATGTACCTGTCATACTTACAAGTCCCTGACGTACAGGCTCTTTTGTCTGAGCTGCTGCCGCTGCGATTGGTGCACTACCAAGACCAGCTTCATTTGAGAAGATACCACGTGCAACACCCTTCTGCATGGCAACGATCATAGAACCTACCACGCCACCAGTAATAGCTGACGGATTAAAGGCTCCTTTTACAACTGTTACAATAGCTGCCGGGATTTCTGTAATATTTAAAATGATCAGTGTAATACTGAAGATCAGATAGATAACTGCCATAAACGGTACAATGATCTGGCTGACTGTTGCGATTCGTTTCAGACCTCCGATCAGGATCGCTGCAACACATGCTGCAAGGATCAGGGAGGAAATTACAACTGCCCAGGAATAT carries:
- a CDS encoding DeoR/GlpR family DNA-binding transcription regulator; this translates as MLTEQRYDIILKLLEERKSITVTELRELLDASESTVRRDITALDKVGKLTKVFGGAVALNHKVTAYEPTVAQKSELNKEEKKKIAKYAASLITPDDFVYLDAGTTTGLMLEYLEGTGAAFVTNAVSHAQTLAKMGIHVYLIGGELKSSTEAVVGSQAMQMIQMYHFTKGFFGTNGITRREGFTTPDTNEAIVKSTAIKQCKDVYILADEAKFGQVSSVTFGEFRDARILTEEIPEEYQESRNILKVK
- a CDS encoding HPr family phosphocarrier protein — translated: MKEFKYVITDNEGIHARPAGELVKLVKGFESKISIEKEGKKVDCRKLLALMGLGVKKGHEVTFTIEGADEEAAYETVSKFMHENL
- a CDS encoding PTS fructose transporter subunit IIABC, whose translation is MRITDLLDRRSVSLTAAPKTKSETLDMAIDLMVKSDKISDREAYRKQVYLREEESTTGIGDGIAIPHGKCDAVKKPGLAAMVIKNGVEFEALDDEPVTLLFLIAAPNTEDNIHLDVLSKLSVMLMDEEFTESLRNASSVDEFMDIIDRADSEKKDIDERLADTGSTEGTQAKILAVTSCPTGIAHTYMAAEGIEKAAKAKNCFVKIETRGSGGAKNVLTDQEIADADCIIVAADAKVPMERFDGKKVIECQVSDGISKADQLIERAINGDAPVYHAAAGSQSSASSARSGGNVGHKIYTQLMNGVSHMLPLVVGGGILIAIAFLIDGLSVDLSALPADQRANFGTITPAAALFKNIGDTAFGFMLPILAGFIAMAIGDRPALALGLVGGMMAANGKSGFLGALIAGFAAGYIIFGLRKVCDKLPEALEKIAPVLIYPVVGILVMGLLMIFIVEPIMGGINTGLNNALTGMGSSSKVILGIVLGGMMAIDMGGPFNKAAYVFGTAAIAAGNYDIMAAVMIGGMTPPCAIALATLLFKDKFTKEERDAGPTNFIMGLAFITEGAIPFAASDPLRVLPSCIIGSAAAGAISMAFNCTLMAPHGGIFVFPVVGNAVMYLVALVVGTVISAVMLGLLKKKVA
- the pfkB gene encoding 1-phosphofructokinase, with translation MIYTVTFNPSLDYIVSVDDFKLGLTNRTSSELMLPGGKGINVSTVLMNLGIENTALGFTAGFVGEEIIRRLQEMGVKSDFIQISEGVSRINVKLKSIDGTEINGAGPVISRDKVEELMKKLDELGEGDVLFLAGSIPSSMPDDMYEQIMARLDGKGVMIVVDATKDLLVNVLKYHPFLVKPNNHELGEIFGAELKTREDVIPYGKKLQGKGARNVLISMAGEGAVLVAEDGQVFKEPAPKGRLVNGVGAGDSMVAGFVAGWMEKKDYEYAFHMGIAAGSASAFSENLATEEEIKAVYRQVTEK
- a CDS encoding alanine/glycine:cation symporter family protein, with the translated sequence MWEAINSFLSTVDNLVWGVPLMALIMAGGILLTVRLGLLQMRRLPLALKWMFKNEEEGDGEISSFAALCTALSATIGTGNIVGVATAVCAGGPGALFWMILAAFFGMATKYSEGLLAVKYRVVAEDGHSLGGPFYYIEKGMGVKWKWLAKIFAFFGVCVGLFGIGTFSQVNGISSAVQNFFDPNKSNCVNIPFLGEYSWAVVISSLILAACVAAILIGGLKRIATVSQIIVPFMAVIYLIFSITLIILNITEIPAAIVTVVKGAFNPSAITGGVVGSMIVAMQKGVARGIFSNEAGLGSAPIAAAAAQTKEPVRQGLVSMTGTFIDTIVICTMTGLSIVLTGAWQVEGIEGVQVTTYAFQHGLPFPGQVSAFVLMICLVFFAFTTILGWDYYSERCLEYLTHGHKKTILTYRWLYILAVFIGPYMTVSAVWTIADIFNGLMAIPNMIALFALSGVIVKETKTFFDAKKHKM